The Xiphophorus maculatus strain JP 163 A chromosome 23, X_maculatus-5.0-male, whole genome shotgun sequence genome contains a region encoding:
- the LOC102237238 gene encoding glutathione peroxidase 3 yields the protein MSALRPLPQMFTSREGEAGRHPQRAVTVSWIDGVMRSFSPLLLLLLALLRPFAACGTDFVQRCDSSTAGTIYQYNARTLNGSRVVNFGDFAGKTVLFVNVATYUGLTFQYVALNALHEELKPLGLTILGFPCNQFGKQEPGTKSEILSGLRYVRPGNGFVPNFLLMEKGDVNGKNEQRVFTFLKRSCPPVGDDFGAPYGRLFWEPLKINDIKWNFEKFLVGPDGKAVMRWNPRVDMSTVRTDIRNYLLRLYTQELQN from the exons ATGTCAGCCCTCCGCCCCCTGCCACAGATGTTTACTTCCCGGGAGGGAGAAGCTGGGAGACATCCACAGAGAGCGGTCACAGTGTCGTGGATAGACGGCGTCATGCGGTCCTTCtcaccgctgctgctgctgctgctcgctCTGCTGCGACCCTTCGCCGCCTGCGGAACCGACTTTGTGCAG CGGTGCGACTCGTCCACTGCTGGCACCATCTACCAGTACAATGCAAGGACTCTAAATGGAAGTCGCGTCGTGAACTTTGGCGACTTCGCCGGCAAGACTGTCCTTTTTGTCAATGTCGCTACATACTGAGGATTGACTTTTCAGTATGTAG CACTGAATGCACTGCACGAGGAGCTGAAACCCCTCGGTCTCACTATTCTAGGCTTTCCCTGCAACCAGTTTGGCAAACAGGAGCCGGGGACGAAAAGTGAAATCCTTTCGGGCTTAAG GTACGTCAGACCAGGCAACGGATTTGTTCCAAACTTCCTGCTGATGGAGAAGGGTGATGTGAATGGCAAGAACGAGCAACGGGTTTTCACATTCCTCAAG CGCTCCTGCCCTCCAGTCGGGGACGACTTTGGCGCCCCTTACGGCAGGCTGTTCTGGGAGCCTCTCAAAATCAACGACATCAAGTGGAACTTTGAGAAGTTTCTGGTGGGGCCCGACGGAAAAGCGGTGATGAGATGGAACCCCCGTGTCGACATGTCTACGGTCCGAACGGACATCCGCAATTACCTTCTGCGACTCTACACGCAGGAATTGCAGAATTAA
- the dctn4 gene encoding dynactin subunit 4 isoform X2, which produces MASLLHPDRVVYLVRGQKRIRAPLSQLYFCRYCSELRSLECVSHEVDSHYCPSCLENMPSAEAKLKKNRCANCFDCPCCMHTLSTRATNIPAPLPDDPTKTTMKKAYYLACGFCRWTSRDVGMADKSVASGGWQEPENPHGQRISKLIEYYQQLAHREKQERDRKKLARRRQCMPLAFSEKYGLGTRLHRQRPGAPIATLAGLSLKEGEDQKEITIEPAQALDEVEPLPDDCYTRPISLPEVTTLRQRLLQPDFQPAGASQLHPRHKHLLMKRSLRCRKCEHNLSKPEFNPTSIKFKIQLVAVSYIPEVRIMSIPNLRYMKESQVLLTLTNPVENITHVTLAVCEEDDPDDINSTSKVLVPSKELVLAGKDAAAEYDELAEPQDFQDDPDIVAFRKSNKIGFFIKVVPLKEEDTDVTVSFRMRHDFRNLAAPIRQSEEGGDAAHEAVWLTHHVELRLGPLAP; this is translated from the exons ATGGCGTCTCTTCTACACCCAGATAGAGTGGTCTATCTGGTCCGTGGACAGAAAAGGATTAGAGCCCCCTTAtctcaactttatttttgtcgCTACTGTAGCGAGTTAAGGTCGCTAGAATGTGTGTCTCATGAG GTGGACTCCCATTACTGTCCTAGTTGTCTGGAGAACATGCCGTCTGCTGAAGCTAAGCTGAAAAAGAACAG GTGTGCAAATTGCTTTGACTGCCCATGTTGCATGCACACTCTGTCGACTCGGGCCACTAACATTCCAGCTCCTCTGCCCGATGATCCTACCAAGACAACGATGAAGAAAGCCTACTACCTGGCCTGTGGTTTCTGTCGCTGGACCTCCAGAGATGTAGGAATGGCTGACAAATCAGTTG CCAGTGGTGGATGGCAGGAGCCAGAAAACCCCCACGGTCAGCGG ATCTCCAAGCTGATTGAGTATTACCAGCAGCTCGCCCACCGAGAGAAGCAGGAGAGAGACAGGAAGAAGCTGGCAAGGAGACGACAGTGCATGCCCCTGGCATTCTCG GAAAAATACGGCCTTGGAACCAGACTGCATAGGCAGAGACCTGGAGCCCCAATAGCCACTCTGGCTGGACTTAG CCTTAAAGAAGGTGAGGACCAGAAGGAAATCACAATCGAACCCGCCCAGGCCCTTGATGAAGTAGAACCCCTGCCTGACGACTGCTACACCAGACCCATCAGTTTACCCGAAG TGACCACGCTGCGCCAGCGGCTGCTGCAGCCGGACTTCCAGCCTGCAGGAGCTTCTCAGCTCCACCCCAGACACAAACACCTCCTGATGAAGCGTTCGCTGCGCTGCAGG AAATGCGAGCACAACCTGAGCAAGCCAGAGTTTAATCCAACTTCAATCAAGTTCAAAATTCAGCTGGTGGCTGT GAGCTACATCCCTGAAGTAAGAATAATGTCCATTCCAAATCTCCGATACATGAAG GAGAGTCAGGTGCTGCTAACCCTGACCAACCCGGTGGAGAACATTACTCATGTCACACTGGCTGTTTGTGAAGAAGATGATCCTGATGATATTAACAGCACTTCCAAG GTTCTTGTTCCCAGTAAGGAACTGGTTTTGGCAGGGAAGGATGCTGCAGCTGAGTACGACGAACTGGCCGAGCCTCAGGACTTCCAGGATGATCCAGA CATCGTTGCCTTCAGGAAGTCCAACAAGATTGGTTTCTTCATCAAAGTGGTCCCTCTGAAAGAAGAGGACACGGATGTCACCGTTTCATTTAGGATGCGCCACGACTTCCGTAACCTCGCAGCTCCCATCCGGCAGAGCGAGGAGGGGGGCGACGCTGCTCACGAGGCCGTTTGGCTCACTCATCATGTAGAGCTGAGGCTGGGGCCGCTCGCTCCCTGA
- the dctn4 gene encoding dynactin subunit 4 isoform X1, which yields MASLLHPDRVVYLVRGQKRIRAPLSQLYFCRYCSELRSLECVSHEVDSHYCPSCLENMPSAEAKLKKNRCANCFDCPCCMHTLSTRATNIPAPLPDDPTKTTMKKAYYLACGFCRWTSRDVGMADKSVASGGWQEPENPHGQRISKLIEYYQQLAHREKQERDRKKLARRRQCMPLAFSQHTIHVVEKYGLGTRLHRQRPGAPIATLAGLSLKEGEDQKEITIEPAQALDEVEPLPDDCYTRPISLPEVTTLRQRLLQPDFQPAGASQLHPRHKHLLMKRSLRCRKCEHNLSKPEFNPTSIKFKIQLVAVSYIPEVRIMSIPNLRYMKESQVLLTLTNPVENITHVTLAVCEEDDPDDINSTSKVLVPSKELVLAGKDAAAEYDELAEPQDFQDDPDIVAFRKSNKIGFFIKVVPLKEEDTDVTVSFRMRHDFRNLAAPIRQSEEGGDAAHEAVWLTHHVELRLGPLAP from the exons ATGGCGTCTCTTCTACACCCAGATAGAGTGGTCTATCTGGTCCGTGGACAGAAAAGGATTAGAGCCCCCTTAtctcaactttatttttgtcgCTACTGTAGCGAGTTAAGGTCGCTAGAATGTGTGTCTCATGAG GTGGACTCCCATTACTGTCCTAGTTGTCTGGAGAACATGCCGTCTGCTGAAGCTAAGCTGAAAAAGAACAG GTGTGCAAATTGCTTTGACTGCCCATGTTGCATGCACACTCTGTCGACTCGGGCCACTAACATTCCAGCTCCTCTGCCCGATGATCCTACCAAGACAACGATGAAGAAAGCCTACTACCTGGCCTGTGGTTTCTGTCGCTGGACCTCCAGAGATGTAGGAATGGCTGACAAATCAGTTG CCAGTGGTGGATGGCAGGAGCCAGAAAACCCCCACGGTCAGCGG ATCTCCAAGCTGATTGAGTATTACCAGCAGCTCGCCCACCGAGAGAAGCAGGAGAGAGACAGGAAGAAGCTGGCAAGGAGACGACAGTGCATGCCCCTGGCATTCTCG CAACACACTATTCATGTGGTG GAAAAATACGGCCTTGGAACCAGACTGCATAGGCAGAGACCTGGAGCCCCAATAGCCACTCTGGCTGGACTTAG CCTTAAAGAAGGTGAGGACCAGAAGGAAATCACAATCGAACCCGCCCAGGCCCTTGATGAAGTAGAACCCCTGCCTGACGACTGCTACACCAGACCCATCAGTTTACCCGAAG TGACCACGCTGCGCCAGCGGCTGCTGCAGCCGGACTTCCAGCCTGCAGGAGCTTCTCAGCTCCACCCCAGACACAAACACCTCCTGATGAAGCGTTCGCTGCGCTGCAGG AAATGCGAGCACAACCTGAGCAAGCCAGAGTTTAATCCAACTTCAATCAAGTTCAAAATTCAGCTGGTGGCTGT GAGCTACATCCCTGAAGTAAGAATAATGTCCATTCCAAATCTCCGATACATGAAG GAGAGTCAGGTGCTGCTAACCCTGACCAACCCGGTGGAGAACATTACTCATGTCACACTGGCTGTTTGTGAAGAAGATGATCCTGATGATATTAACAGCACTTCCAAG GTTCTTGTTCCCAGTAAGGAACTGGTTTTGGCAGGGAAGGATGCTGCAGCTGAGTACGACGAACTGGCCGAGCCTCAGGACTTCCAGGATGATCCAGA CATCGTTGCCTTCAGGAAGTCCAACAAGATTGGTTTCTTCATCAAAGTGGTCCCTCTGAAAGAAGAGGACACGGATGTCACCGTTTCATTTAGGATGCGCCACGACTTCCGTAACCTCGCAGCTCCCATCCGGCAGAGCGAGGAGGGGGGCGACGCTGCTCACGAGGCCGTTTGGCTCACTCATCATGTAGAGCTGAGGCTGGGGCCGCTCGCTCCCTGA